In Roseomonas fluvialis, one genomic interval encodes:
- the argB gene encoding acetylglutamate kinase, which translates to MTDTATPNDPMQILSGALPFLKRYDDAIVVVKYGGHAMGEEETALRFGRDIALLEQVGVSPVVVHGGGPQINAMLKRLNVKSTFVQGLRVTDEEMLDVVEMVLAGPVNKQVAEAITRAGVLAVGISGKDGGLIRARKLNRTYRDPDSNIERVLDLGYVGEPASVDPKVLRLLIGADIVPVVAPVGVGEDGQTYNINADTAAGAIAGALGAERLLMLTDVPGVLDPEKRLIPEMSVAEVKHGIEAGWISGGMIPKVETCMYAVERGVKGAVILDGRVPHAVLRELFTDGGAGTLIRP; encoded by the coding sequence ATGACCGACACCGCCACGCCGAACGATCCGATGCAGATCCTCTCCGGCGCGCTGCCTTTCCTGAAGCGCTACGACGACGCGATCGTGGTGGTGAAGTACGGCGGCCACGCGATGGGCGAGGAGGAGACCGCGCTGCGCTTCGGGCGCGACATCGCGCTGCTCGAACAGGTGGGCGTGAGCCCCGTGGTGGTGCATGGCGGCGGGCCGCAGATCAACGCCATGCTGAAGCGCCTGAACGTGAAGTCCACCTTCGTGCAGGGGCTTCGCGTGACGGACGAGGAAATGCTCGACGTGGTCGAGATGGTCCTGGCCGGCCCGGTCAACAAGCAGGTGGCCGAGGCCATCACGCGCGCCGGCGTGCTGGCGGTGGGCATCTCGGGCAAGGATGGCGGGCTGATCCGCGCGCGCAAGCTGAACCGCACCTATCGCGATCCCGACAGCAACATCGAGCGTGTGCTGGACCTCGGCTATGTCGGGGAACCCGCCAGCGTCGACCCAAAGGTGCTGCGCCTGCTGATCGGCGCCGACATCGTCCCCGTGGTCGCGCCTGTCGGTGTGGGGGAGGACGGGCAGACCTACAACATCAACGCCGACACCGCGGCCGGCGCGATCGCCGGGGCGCTGGGCGCCGAGCGCCTGCTGATGCTGACCGACGTGCCCGGCGTTCTCGACCCCGAGAAGCGGCTGATCCCGGAGATGTCGGTGGCCGAGGTGAAGCACGGCATCGAGGCCGGTTGGATCTCCGGCGGCATGATCCCGAAGGTCGAGACGTGCATGTACGCGGTCGAGCGCGGCGTGAAGGGCGCGGTGATCCTGGACGGGCGCGTGCCACACGCCGTGCTGCGCGAATTGTTCACCGATGGCGGGGCGGGCACGCTGATCCGCCCCTGA
- a CDS encoding formylglycine-generating enzyme family protein codes for MPLAILLVLAVLFAPHGAAAQPREFRDCPDCPLMVAVPPGTFTMGADAAEEQRDGLPAELRGRAAPTLPVTFARGFAIGKFLVTRAEFLAFAQASRRAPGQSCWGMGAPREGSGRWQERPRTSWTAPGFGQTPQDPVVCVSWGDATAYAEWLSRRTGRRYRLPSEAEWEYAARAGTSGPRPWTEEPAAACTRANLRDLAMAGFYGATQDASFAPCNDGFVQTSRVGAFPPNGFGLHDMLGNVWQWTQDCWNPTLEGQARQGTPRLTGDCAQRGARGGSWSNDVRLVRASFRNSGPAAARSSNTGFRLVRADLTP; via the coding sequence ATGCCCCTAGCCATCCTCCTGGTCCTTGCCGTCCTGTTCGCGCCGCACGGCGCCGCCGCCCAGCCGCGCGAATTCCGCGACTGCCCGGACTGCCCGCTGATGGTCGCGGTGCCGCCGGGCACCTTCACCATGGGCGCCGACGCGGCGGAGGAGCAGCGCGACGGCCTGCCCGCCGAACTGCGCGGCCGTGCGGCCCCCACCCTCCCGGTCACCTTCGCGCGCGGCTTCGCGATCGGGAAATTCCTCGTCACCCGCGCGGAGTTCCTGGCCTTCGCGCAGGCCAGCCGCCGCGCGCCTGGCCAGTCCTGCTGGGGCATGGGGGCGCCGCGCGAGGGCAGCGGCCGCTGGCAGGAACGCCCGCGCACCAGCTGGACCGCCCCCGGCTTCGGTCAGACCCCACAGGACCCGGTGGTCTGCGTGAGCTGGGGCGATGCCACGGCCTATGCGGAATGGCTGTCGCGCCGGACCGGGCGGCGCTACCGCCTGCCCAGCGAAGCCGAATGGGAATACGCGGCGCGCGCCGGCACCAGCGGCCCGCGTCCCTGGACCGAGGAGCCCGCGGCCGCCTGTACCCGCGCCAACCTGCGCGACCTGGCGATGGCCGGCTTCTACGGCGCGACCCAGGATGCGTCCTTCGCGCCGTGCAATGACGGCTTCGTGCAGACCTCGCGCGTCGGCGCCTTCCCGCCCAATGGCTTCGGGCTGCACGACATGCTCGGCAATGTCTGGCAGTGGACGCAGGATTGCTGGAACCCGACGCTGGAGGGCCAGGCGCGGCAGGGCACCCCGCGCCTGACCGGGGATTGCGCGCAGCGCGGGGCGCGCGGCGGGTCCTGGAGCAACGACGTGCGCCTGGTCCGCGCGAGCTTCCGCAACTCCGGCCCGGCCGCGGCGCGAAGTTCCAACACCGGGTTCCGGTTGGTCCGGGCCGACCTGACACCCTAG